In Microaerobacter geothermalis, the DNA window AAGAATGTTCAACGATTTTTTCCTTAATTGTACCATGGGAAATAAGTTTATTCAAAACATGGGGAAATAGAGCATTCATTGTTCCGATGTATTGATAGAATGAATTATTACTATGGGAGTACAATATTGACAATGATAATCGTTTTCAGTTAATATATAAAAAAATGATGATAGGATAAGTGTTTTCCTTTGGCTAATCATCCATGTACCAAAAAAATTCAGCAGAACTTGTAAAGGAGGTAAAGCAATGCCGTCATTATTGGTTGTTGGCGGGGATCATTTAGGAAACATAGAAGAGAAACTGGCCAATATTGGTTTTGATACAGTGATACATATTACAGGGAGAAAGTCGCAGACTGTAAAAAAAGGAATTCCCGAAAATATTGATCTAGTATTGGTATTAACCGATTATATTAATCATAATTTATCAAAAGTAATCAAACAGAAGGCAAAAGAGCAATCGCTTCCCATTTGCTTTGCCAAGCGTTCATGGTGTTCGATCTGCC includes these proteins:
- a CDS encoding DUF2325 domain-containing protein — encoded protein: MPSLLVVGGDHLGNIEEKLANIGFDTVIHITGRKSQTVKKGIPENIDLVLVLTDYINHNLSKVIKQKAKEQSLPICFAKRSWCSICQVLESCKECPLNQAHYYPMANRH